The following nucleotide sequence is from Thermostaphylospora chromogena.
GGCTTCCTCCTGCTCGGCGACGTGGTCCGCGACGCCCTCGACCCGCGGCTGCGCTGAGATCTCGGACGGCGGCACGGTCACAGGTCGATCTCGACGGCGAACTGGAACAGGCCCAGATGGAGGGCGGCGTCCCGGGCCAGCAGGAAACCGGCGATGCCGACCGCCCAGCTCACCGCGTCCCCCGAGTGCCGCGACAGCCATTCGCCCAGCCGGTTCAGCGGGCCGCGTATCCGGTCGGCCGCGGCCAGGCGCAGGGCGAGCAGGACCAGCGCGGGCAGCACCATCACCAGGTTGTAGCCGCCCAGGACCGGCACCCAGACCGCCGGGGACAGGTCGGCGGAGACGAGCAGGCCGATCGCGGCGAGGTAGGGGAACATGGTCGCGACCTCCAGGACCGCGGCCGTCACGCCCAGCGCCACCATCCCCGCCGAGGAGTTCCCCGCCCGGGTGATCCGCTCCCGCCACCGCGACGAGCGGTCCCCCGCCTCGCGCTTCCGTTTGGGATCCAGGCGGAAGCTCAGCACGAACAGCCCCACCCCGGCGGCCAGTTCGATCCACCGGAAGAACCGGGGGTCGGCCAGTTCGCCCACCGCTTTCACCGTCGGCAGCAGCCCCAGTACCAGCGCCACCCCGATGACGAAGTAGAAACAGGCCACGGTCGTCAGGTAGACCAGGGCCCGCCGGCCGAGCGCCGGGCGGTTGGACAGCATCAGGAAGATCGGGATGATCAGTGTGCCGATGCTCGTGCTGTCCACCAGCGCGAGCCCCGCCAGGCCCGCCATCAGTCCGATGCTCACCGTGCCCCACCCCGTCGGCGCGCAGCCGTCGCGAACTCCATGCCGTTCATCCTCGACGCGGGAGGGCGCGCCTTCCTCCTCACGGTGGACGAGATCTCACGTACAACTTTCGATGCATCCCCCGGAGGGCGGCAGGAGCGGCGGCGCCGGGGAGCGGAGGAGCCCCGCCGCGTCAGGTCAGCAGCCGGTTCAGCACGCGCACGCCGAACTCCAGGCCCGCCACCGGCACCCGCTCGTCCACGCCGTGGAACATGCCGAAGTAGTCCAGGTCCGGGTCGAGCAGGAGCGGGGCGAAGCCGTAACTCGGGATGCCGATCTCATGGAACGCCTTGGCGTCCGTGCCGCCCGACATCACGTACGGCACCGGCCGCGCCAGCGGGTCCTCGGCCACGAGCGCCCGGCACAGCTCGTCGAAGAACGGCGACGGGTAGGGCGCCGACGGCGCGCCGCTGAGGTTCACGAACTCCCTGGTGATCTTCGGGCCGACCAGCTCATCGATGGTGTCCAGCAGCTCGTCGCGGTGACCGGGCAGGTAGCGGGCGTCCACGTACGCCTCGGCCGTGCCCGGGATGACGTTCACCTTGTAGCCGGCGTCCAGCATCGTGGGGTTGGCGGAGTTGCGGATCTGCGCCTTGAACAGCGCGCCCACCACGCCGAGCCGCTCGGCCTCCTCGTCCAGCCGTTCCATGTCGATCGGCTCGCCCAGGGCCTTGGACAGCGCTTCGATCAGCGCGGCGACGGCGGGCGTGAGCCGCACCGGCCAGCGGTGGTCGGCCAGGCGCGCCATCGCCCGGCACAGCTCGGCCACCGGGTTGTCCACCGGCGGTTTGGAGCCGTGGCCGGCCACGCCGTGCGCGGTCAGCCGCATCCACGCGGTGCCGCGTTCGCCGACCGCGACCGGGTAGACGCGGACCTCCGGCTCCTCGTCGTCCCCGTCGGGGAAGCGGGTCGGCGCCTGCACGCTGAACCCGCCGGACTCGCTGATCGCCTCGGTGCATCCCTCGAACAGGCCGGCGTGCCGCTCGACCGCGTAGCGCGAGCCGTACTCGCCGGTGGCCTCCTCGTCGGCGAGGAACGCCAGCACCAGGTCGCGGCGGGGCCGCACGCCGCGCCGCGCCCAGTCGCGCACCGCGGTGAGCGTCATCGCCAGCGTGCCCTTCATGTCGACCGCGCCCCGGCCGTGCACGCACCCGTCCTCGATCTCGCCGGAGAACGGGTGCATCCGCCACTCGGACGGGTCGGCGGGCACGACGTCCAGGTGACCGTGGATGAGCAGCGCGTCGGGGGAGCGGCCGGGGATCCGCGCCACCACGTTCGTCCGCCGCGGCGCCGACTCGAAGATCACCGAGGGGATGCCCACCTCGTCCAGCAGCTCCGCCACGTACTCGGCGGCGGGTCGCTCCCCGGACCCCGGATTGGTGGTGTCAATCCTGATCAGGTCGGAACATATCCGTGCGACCTCGCTCATTCTCCCCGTTCCCCGTCTTCTCGCCCATCGCTGCCTACTTCTCGCCGCCGGGGTACCTCAGCCGCAGCGGCGGCACCTCGGGCGTCGGAAAGCCGAAGATGATCCCGTAGAAGGCGAGCTCCGCCTCCAGCGCGGCGACGATGGTCTCCTCCCTGCGCCAACCGTGCTGTTCCCCGGGGAAGGTCAGGTATGCCCACGGCGTGCCGTGCCGGTCCAGCTCGGCGACGAACCGCTCCGCCTGCACCGGGGGGACGATCGCGTCCTCCAGGCCGTGCAGCAGCAGCGCCGGGCCGGAGGCGCGGCCGGCGTGCAGCAGCGGGGAGCGCTCCTCGTAACGCCGCCGCTCCCGGGGCAGCGGGCCGATGAGGCCGTCGAGATAGCGCGACTCGAAATCGTGGGTCTCGGCCGCCCAGGTCTCCGGATCGGTGATCGCGTAGTGGGCGACGGCGCCGCGGAACACGTCGCTGTGCACGAGCGCGGCCAGCGCCGTCCAGCCGCCCGCGCTGCCGCCGCGGATCGCGATCCGCGCGGCGTCCGCCCGCCCGCTCGCCACCAGCCCGCGCGCCACCTTCGCGCAGTCCTGCACGTCGACCACGCCCCAGTTGCCGCGCAGCCGCTCCCGGTAGGCGCGGCCGTACCCGGTGGAGCCGCCGTAGTTGACCCGGACCACGCCGATGCCCCTGCTGGTGAAGAACGCCACCTCCAGGTCCAGGATCAGCGGTGTCGCCCCGGTCGGGCCGCCGTGCGCGAACACCACGTACGGCGCCGGCCCGTCCACCCCGCGCGGCGGGTAGACATGGGCGTGCACTCCCTCGATCGTGATCGCCTCCGGGGTGGGCAGCACCTCCCGGGCGGGCAGCGGCTTCGGCGGCGACACCACCGTCCGCTCCCCGCCGTCCAGGCCGACGCACGTCACCTCGAAGGGCGTGTACGGCGAGGCCGCCACGCCCGCCACCCGCGAGCCGTCGGCCGACAGCGTGGGCGCCCAGTAGGTCGCGGAGCCGCCGATCTCGGTGAGGGCGCCGGTGGCGGGGTCGAGCACGCCGAGGCGGCGGCCGTCGGCGGTGCCGTACACCGTCACGATCCGCTCGCCCCGCTCGCCCGCGAGGGCGAACCAGGAGTAGCCGAGCTTCCACGGGGCGTCGCCGAACTCCAGGGGGAGCGGGGTCAGGTTCACCGGATCGCCGCCGTCGAGGGGGATCAGGTGCAGGTTCCACCAGCCGCTCGGATCGGTGATCGCATAGAGGGTGTCGTCGTCGCGCCACTCGGCCTGGATCACCGACTCCCGCGGGCCGCCGGCGACGCGGCGGTGCGGGCCCGCGGTGCCGTCGGGGCGCAGCGGAGCGACGCACAGCTCGGTGCCGTCCCACGGCATGTTCGGATGATCCCAGCCGATCCAGATGACCTGCCGCCCATCGGGGGATATACGGGGATTCATTAGGAAATGCTGGGCTTTGACGATCACCCGTACCGGCCCGTCGCCGTCCAAGGGCACCGCGACGATGTCCCGCACCACGCCGCCCTGTCCGGGCACGTCGGTCTCCCGCACCGCCCACACCTCCCGCCGTCCCGGCGGCAGGTACAGGTCCGCGTAGCGGAACGGGCCCTCGGGCGTCAGCGGCACCGGATCGCCGCTCCCGTCGTACCGGTGGATCCGCTGGTTCGACCACTCGGTGAAGACGACGCCCCCGCCCGCGAGCGGCCGCCAGGACCGCCCGCCGTACTCGATCACCCGGTTGCGGGCGTTCCACCCCGGCGGGATCGCGTCCCGCACCGTGCCGTCCGGGCCGCGCCGCACCACGCACCGGCGCCCGCCCTCGTGCGGACGGGGCTCGTCCCACCACACCTCGTCACCGAAGATCTCCACCCACAGCGGGCGGTCGTCCACGCGCGCCACGTCCACGGGGCGGATCGGGGAGTCGTTCAGCATCGTTCACCAATTGCCGTCGGAAGGGGGAAGGGGTACCTCCGGCGGGTGCAGGACGTAGACCACGCCGCCGCTTCCCCCGCCGCTCGTCCTGCGCAGCCACACGTTCTCGAACGCCGCCCGCGGATAGACCCGCCGCACCGACGAGTCGTCCGGCGCCGCCGGATCGTTGGCGATCACGTCGCCGTCCGCCGTGAAACCGACCACGACCATGATGTGGCCGCTGGTCGAGTAACCCGACCCCGGCAGCTCGTGCTCCTTGAACGACTGTGAGGTCACCACCGGGACGCCCGCCGCGATCAGGGACTCCAGCTCCGGCAGCGAACGCAGCCTCGTGACGAAGCCCGACAGGCCGTACCTGCAGGCGTAGGCCACGCCGAACGGCCAGTTGCCGGTGCCCTGATAGCTGTGGTCGTACATGTGCCGGGCGGCGTGGTCCACCGCCGGGCACGGGTCTCCCGGTGCCACCCACGCCAGCTCCGCGGGGTCCGGGCGACGTCCCCAGTACTCCATCACCATGGTCACCGCCGCCGGGCTGCACCAGGACTCGCCGCCGCCGTCCCACTGCGGGTAGTGCCCGGTGTGCACCTTCTGCGAGCGGCGGGGCACCGCCAGCTCCACGCCCGTCGCGGGCCCCGGCTCGCTGGGCTGAACACCGGCGCGCACCGGAACCGCCGAGGCCATCACGCTCGCCGATCTCACGCGCGCGCCCTCGCCGTACAGGGTCATCCGCAGCCGGTAGGCCGTCACCGGGCGCCGCGCCACCAGCGTGTCGACCGCCACGTCCCCGTCGGCGTCGCCCTGGCCCGGCAGCGACGTGCGGTGGATCGTCTCCTCGCCGAAGGCCCAGCGGCCCATCACGTACCATCCGGTCCATCCGCCGGTCGCCCTGCGGCAGCTCAGCTCGACCTGGATCCAGCTGCCCGGCGGTGTGGCCGCGTTCCACGAGGGCACCAGCTCCGTCGCCGGGAATCCGATCTCCTGCTCCGGTGACACCCAACGCCGGTAGGGATGGGTGGTGGTCCGCCCGTCGCCGAACGGATCGAGATAGTCCGCCAGACCGCTCTCCGCCGGCTCCACCTCCGCGAAGCGGTGGAGCACGACACGGCTCAGATCGGCAGGCAACACGGTGACCACCCCGCCGATTCTGGTTTCGCCCCGCCCGCGGCGCATCGGAAAGTTTACGTATCCGTGATTCCAGTGGTTCCGTCGGCTTCTATCCTGTCCCGTCACCACCGGCCCGGCCGTCACTCTCGTAGCGATCCGTCCCTGTCGTGGTGCGGACCGCCCCGCCGCCGGCCCCTCATCCGGCCGCCCGCTCATCCGGCGGGCCCGTCTCCCCTCCCCGGCCGCCCCGCCGTGGCGAGCCCTCCTCCCGCGGGGCCGGTCGCCCCCTGCGCCCCGCGCCCGGTCCGCTGATCGCCCGGCCCCTTCCGCGGCGGCCCGGCCGCCTCTTCGACCGCGGCCGGGCGGTGGGATACTGCGGTGTGCCCCCCGGGGGCGCAGCCGATTCCCCCTCCCCATGGGGATAGGCCTCCGTGCAAGGTGTGCAAGAAATCAGCAAGCAGGCTTAGATCCGCTATGTCGGTAAAGCCGGACACGGCTTACCCGCTTCGGGGGGAGAAGTCGTGTCGAAAACCTCGCATATTGACATAAAGGAGACTGTCCCATGGAGGCGATCCGCCTCGTCCTGCTCTTCCTCCACCTCCTCGGCTTCGCCGTCCTCCTCGGCGCCTTCATCGCCCAGCTCCGGCTGAAGCTCCCCAAGGTCAGCAGCGGCATGCTCCACGGCGCGATCGCTCAGCTCGTCACCGGCGTCGCCCTCGTCGGCGTCCGCGAGGCCGCGGACATGACCGTGGTGCACGCCAAGATCGGCGCCAAGCTCGGCATCGACGTCATCCTGCTCGTCATCGCCATCGTCGGCATGCGCCGCACCACCTCCCCCTGGCCCTTCTACACCGTCGGCGCGCTCACCGTCGTGGAGGCCGCGGTGGCGGTCTTCTGGACCTGACCGTCCCCGGCGGCTCCGCTCAGCGAAAGGCCGGAGCCGCCGGTGCCTCTCATGGGGCCGGCGCCGCCGGGATACGCGCCCAGCGCTCACGACAGGGGCGCCTCCCGGCGGCGGGGAGGCGCCCCGGCCCGGCGCATGAGCACAGCACCCGTCCGAGGTCCCGGGCACACGTCAGAGGTAGAGCCCGGTGCCCTCGTCCCCCGGGTCGGCGACGGGCGCGGCGTGACCGGCACGGAGGGCGTAGAGCTCGGCGAGGGTGGCGCCGGCGGGGCCGATGCCCTCCTCGGTGCCCAGCCAGGCGACGGCTTGCGCGCGGGGCAGCGGTCCGATCTCGATCTGCGCCAGGCAGCGGCCGGGACGGACGATCGCGGGGTGCAGCCGCGTCAGGTCCTCGTTGGTG
It contains:
- a CDS encoding M20/M25/M40 family metallo-hydrolase, which codes for MSEVARICSDLIRIDTTNPGSGERPAAEYVAELLDEVGIPSVIFESAPRRTNVVARIPGRSPDALLIHGHLDVVPADPSEWRMHPFSGEIEDGCVHGRGAVDMKGTLAMTLTAVRDWARRGVRPRRDLVLAFLADEEATGEYGSRYAVERHAGLFEGCTEAISESGGFSVQAPTRFPDGDDEEPEVRVYPVAVGERGTAWMRLTAHGVAGHGSKPPVDNPVAELCRAMARLADHRWPVRLTPAVAALIEALSKALGEPIDMERLDEEAERLGVVGALFKAQIRNSANPTMLDAGYKVNVIPGTAEAYVDARYLPGHRDELLDTIDELVGPKITREFVNLSGAPSAPYPSPFFDELCRALVAEDPLARPVPYVMSGGTDAKAFHEIGIPSYGFAPLLLDPDLDYFGMFHGVDERVPVAGLEFGVRVLNRLLT
- a CDS encoding GAP family protein, which translates into the protein MSIGLMAGLAGLALVDSTSIGTLIIPIFLMLSNRPALGRRALVYLTTVACFYFVIGVALVLGLLPTVKAVGELADPRFFRWIELAAGVGLFVLSFRLDPKRKREAGDRSSRWRERITRAGNSSAGMVALGVTAAVLEVATMFPYLAAIGLLVSADLSPAVWVPVLGGYNLVMVLPALVLLALRLAAADRIRGPLNRLGEWLSRHSGDAVSWAVGIAGFLLARDAALHLGLFQFAVEIDL
- a CDS encoding prolyl oligopeptidase family serine peptidase, with translation MLNDSPIRPVDVARVDDRPLWVEIFGDEVWWDEPRPHEGGRRCVVRRGPDGTVRDAIPPGWNARNRVIEYGGRSWRPLAGGGVVFTEWSNQRIHRYDGSGDPVPLTPEGPFRYADLYLPPGRREVWAVRETDVPGQGGVVRDIVAVPLDGDGPVRVIVKAQHFLMNPRISPDGRQVIWIGWDHPNMPWDGTELCVAPLRPDGTAGPHRRVAGGPRESVIQAEWRDDDTLYAITDPSGWWNLHLIPLDGGDPVNLTPLPLEFGDAPWKLGYSWFALAGERGERIVTVYGTADGRRLGVLDPATGALTEIGGSATYWAPTLSADGSRVAGVAASPYTPFEVTCVGLDGGERTVVSPPKPLPAREVLPTPEAITIEGVHAHVYPPRGVDGPAPYVVFAHGGPTGATPLILDLEVAFFTSRGIGVVRVNYGGSTGYGRAYRERLRGNWGVVDVQDCAKVARGLVASGRADAARIAIRGGSAGGWTALAALVHSDVFRGAVAHYAITDPETWAAETHDFESRYLDGLIGPLPRERRRYEERSPLLHAGRASGPALLLHGLEDAIVPPVQAERFVAELDRHGTPWAYLTFPGEQHGWRREETIVAALEAELAFYGIIFGFPTPEVPPLRLRYPGGEK
- a CDS encoding C39 family peptidase, with the protein product MVTVLPADLSRVVLHRFAEVEPAESGLADYLDPFGDGRTTTHPYRRWVSPEQEIGFPATELVPSWNAATPPGSWIQVELSCRRATGGWTGWYVMGRWAFGEETIHRTSLPGQGDADGDVAVDTLVARRPVTAYRLRMTLYGEGARVRSASVMASAVPVRAGVQPSEPGPATGVELAVPRRSQKVHTGHYPQWDGGGESWCSPAAVTMVMEYWGRRPDPAELAWVAPGDPCPAVDHAARHMYDHSYQGTGNWPFGVAYACRYGLSGFVTRLRSLPELESLIAAGVPVVTSQSFKEHELPGSGYSTSGHIMVVVGFTADGDVIANDPAAPDDSSVRRVYPRAAFENVWLRRTSGGGSGGVVYVLHPPEVPLPPSDGNW